A window of the Henckelia pumila isolate YLH828 chromosome 3, ASM3356847v2, whole genome shotgun sequence genome harbors these coding sequences:
- the LOC140892036 gene encoding trihelix transcription factor PTL-like isoform X1 gives MKQRDGSIVLYKNSKPFLCKDTIRVCRFIHRCPPPQPPPFFFFSLSLSLYFEKRALLVLFELLFAFLYMEDQYGMADLGQYMSGRASFPPQQPLLSAHRGPYTCDMIMFRSSDNAATAALPIGNGGGGVAGRWPRQETLTLLEIRSRLDSKFKEANQKGPLWDEVSRIMSEEHAYQRSGKKCREKFENLYKYYKKTKEGKAGRQDGKHYRFFRQLEALYGTETNNSASVSETHFNSGSFNPNLSKIISTSSANNQESYPGFKLSDASLTLSNSCDFDPTSSDDSENEPGIDDNNPNMKKRRGKRGWKVKIKEFIDTQMKKLMDKQEAWMAKMMKTIEDRERERIVREEEWRKQDAERMERERNLWASERAWIEARDASLMDTLHKMARKEPRASPQDQEVMVTDIPSLSQNYHNDDGSETITNSLKCNVFWPECEISRLIQLRKGMESKFHEQSGISEEVLWEEISTKMACFGYDKSGLCCREKWQIINNKCNKKRKENSRSICASYYQNYESMCNQGGGSYCDHIEVNRNNNSPVVANNTGNGVSTDTCLRYYMGDVYGRIVD, from the exons ATGAAACAGAGAGATGGGTCCATTGTACTCTACAAGAATTCAAAACCTTTTCTCTGTAAGGACACGATCCGGGTCTGCCGCTTCATCCACCGTTGTCCCCCACCCCAACCCCcacctttcttttttttttctctctctctctctctctatttCGAGAAACGCGCACTGCTTGTGCTGTTTGAGCTTCTTTTTGCCTTTCTTTACATGGAAGATCAATACGGGATGGCGGATCTAGGGCAGTACATGAGCGGGAGAGCTTCGTTCCCGCCGCAGCAACCCTTGCTCTCGGCCCACCGCGGGCCGTACACGTGTGATATGATCATGTTTCGCTCCTCCGATAACGCCGCAACGGCTGCGCTTCCTATTGGTAATGGTGGAGGTGGTGTGGCGGGGAGGTGGCCGAGGCAGGAGACGCTTACCCTTCTAGAGATCAGATCGAGGCTTGATTCCAAGTTCAAGGAAGCCAATCAAAAAGGTCCCTTGTGGGATGAGGTCTCGAG GATAATGTCGGAGGAACATGCATATCAGAGAAGTGGCAAGAAATGCAGAGAGAAATTCGAGAATTTGTACAAATATTACAAAAAGACTAAAGAAGGAAAAGCTGGAAGGCAAGATGGGAAGCATTACAGGTTTTTCAGACAACTCGAAGCTCTTTATGGTACTGAAACTAACAATTCGGCTTCCGTTTCCGAAACCCATTTCAATAGTGGCAGTTTTAATCCCAAtctttcgaaaattataagcaCTTCATCAGCTAATAATCAAGAATCGTACCCGGGTTTTAAGTTGTCCGATGCCAGCCTCACTCTCTCAAATTCTTGTGATTTTGATCCTACTTCATCAGATGATAGCGAAAACGAACCCGGGATAGATGACAATAATCCAAACATGAAAAAAAGAAGAGGGAAAAGGGGCTGGAAAGTTAAGATTAAAGAATTTATCGACACGCAGATGAAGAAACTGATGGATAAACAAGAAGCGTGGATGGCAAAAATGATGAAAACTATTGAAGATAGGGAGAGAGAAAGGATTGTAAGAGAGGAGGAATGGAGGAAACAAGACGCAGAAAGAATGGAAAGAGAGCGCAATTTATGGGCCAGCGAAAGAGCTTGGATTGAAGCCAGGGATGCTTCTTTAATGGATACTTTGCACAAAATGGCTCGAAAAGAACCGAGGGCTTCGCCACAAGATCAGGAGGTAATGGTGACAGATATTCCAAGCCTAAGCCAAAATTACCATAACGATGATGGTAGTGAAACAATAACCAACTCACTTAAATGCAACGTTTTCTGGCCTGAATGCGAAATTTCAAGATTGATTCAACTAAGAAAAGGGATGGAATCAAAGTTTCATGAGCAGAGTGGGATCTCTGAAGAGGTTCTATGGGAAGAAATATCCACAAAAATGGCTTGTTTTGGATATGACAAGAGTGGTTTATGCTGCAGAGAAAAATGGCAAATCATCAACAATAAATGTAACAAGAAAAGAAAGGAGAACTCAAGATCAATCTGTGCTAGttactatcaaaattatgagTCCATGTGCAATCAAGGAGGAGGATCATATTGTGATCATATTGAAGTTAATCGGAACAATAATTCGCCTGTTGTGGCGAATAATACCGGCAATGGAGTAAGTACTGACACTTGCCTTAGGTACTACATGGGAGATGTGTATGGGAGAATTGTGGACTGA
- the LOC140892036 gene encoding trihelix transcription factor PTL-like isoform X2, with translation MKQRDGSIVLYKNSKPFLCKDTIRVCRFIHRCPPPQPPPFFFFSLSLSLYFEKRALLVLFELLFAFLYMEDQYGMADLGQYMSGRASFPPQQPLLSAHRGPYTCDMIMFRSSDNAATAALPIGNGGGGVAGRWPRQETLTLLEIRSRLDSKFKEANQKGPLWDEVSRIMSEEHAYQRSGKKCREKFENLYKYYKKTKEGKAGRQDGKHYRFFRQLEALYDDSENEPGIDDNNPNMKKRRGKRGWKVKIKEFIDTQMKKLMDKQEAWMAKMMKTIEDRERERIVREEEWRKQDAERMERERNLWASERAWIEARDASLMDTLHKMARKEPRASPQDQEVMVTDIPSLSQNYHNDDGSETITNSLKCNVFWPECEISRLIQLRKGMESKFHEQSGISEEVLWEEISTKMACFGYDKSGLCCREKWQIINNKCNKKRKENSRSICASYYQNYESMCNQGGGSYCDHIEVNRNNNSPVVANNTGNGVSTDTCLRYYMGDVYGRIVD, from the exons ATGAAACAGAGAGATGGGTCCATTGTACTCTACAAGAATTCAAAACCTTTTCTCTGTAAGGACACGATCCGGGTCTGCCGCTTCATCCACCGTTGTCCCCCACCCCAACCCCcacctttcttttttttttctctctctctctctctctatttCGAGAAACGCGCACTGCTTGTGCTGTTTGAGCTTCTTTTTGCCTTTCTTTACATGGAAGATCAATACGGGATGGCGGATCTAGGGCAGTACATGAGCGGGAGAGCTTCGTTCCCGCCGCAGCAACCCTTGCTCTCGGCCCACCGCGGGCCGTACACGTGTGATATGATCATGTTTCGCTCCTCCGATAACGCCGCAACGGCTGCGCTTCCTATTGGTAATGGTGGAGGTGGTGTGGCGGGGAGGTGGCCGAGGCAGGAGACGCTTACCCTTCTAGAGATCAGATCGAGGCTTGATTCCAAGTTCAAGGAAGCCAATCAAAAAGGTCCCTTGTGGGATGAGGTCTCGAG GATAATGTCGGAGGAACATGCATATCAGAGAAGTGGCAAGAAATGCAGAGAGAAATTCGAGAATTTGTACAAATATTACAAAAAGACTAAAGAAGGAAAAGCTGGAAGGCAAGATGGGAAGCATTACAGGTTTTTCAGACAACTCGAAGCTCTTTATG ATGATAGCGAAAACGAACCCGGGATAGATGACAATAATCCAAACATGAAAAAAAGAAGAGGGAAAAGGGGCTGGAAAGTTAAGATTAAAGAATTTATCGACACGCAGATGAAGAAACTGATGGATAAACAAGAAGCGTGGATGGCAAAAATGATGAAAACTATTGAAGATAGGGAGAGAGAAAGGATTGTAAGAGAGGAGGAATGGAGGAAACAAGACGCAGAAAGAATGGAAAGAGAGCGCAATTTATGGGCCAGCGAAAGAGCTTGGATTGAAGCCAGGGATGCTTCTTTAATGGATACTTTGCACAAAATGGCTCGAAAAGAACCGAGGGCTTCGCCACAAGATCAGGAGGTAATGGTGACAGATATTCCAAGCCTAAGCCAAAATTACCATAACGATGATGGTAGTGAAACAATAACCAACTCACTTAAATGCAACGTTTTCTGGCCTGAATGCGAAATTTCAAGATTGATTCAACTAAGAAAAGGGATGGAATCAAAGTTTCATGAGCAGAGTGGGATCTCTGAAGAGGTTCTATGGGAAGAAATATCCACAAAAATGGCTTGTTTTGGATATGACAAGAGTGGTTTATGCTGCAGAGAAAAATGGCAAATCATCAACAATAAATGTAACAAGAAAAGAAAGGAGAACTCAAGATCAATCTGTGCTAGttactatcaaaattatgagTCCATGTGCAATCAAGGAGGAGGATCATATTGTGATCATATTGAAGTTAATCGGAACAATAATTCGCCTGTTGTGGCGAATAATACCGGCAATGGAGTAAGTACTGACACTTGCCTTAGGTACTACATGGGAGATGTGTATGGGAGAATTGTGGACTGA